One Faecalispora anaeroviscerum genomic window carries:
- a CDS encoding type I phosphomannose isomerase catalytic subunit, producing MKSSDHLPSFAKAPFALDNPRVWRTCLGGKLLDALHGRTVQEDSHFPEEWIASTVTARNAGREQIADEGLSHPEAAPQVSLRELIGSDPAAYLGAKSAQRDGQMGVLIKLIDSSERLSIQVHPSRQQAKALFQSEYGKTECWHILGGRETDGEKPAIYLGFRPGITREYWSELFERQNIPGMLECMHRFEVSRGNTFLIEGGTPHAIGAGCFLAEIQEPTDYTIRVERSTPSGLHIADSMCHQGLGFEKMFDCFSYTGYSDEDTLKKWKIPGRVEIEDTTLRTQLIGYSNTPMFRMDSLWIPSRAHLQQIGEFSVFCVLAGSGRLVCGTSELPLSPGRQVFFPAQSGDCDVLTDGGEPLEILQCFGPL from the coding sequence ATGAAATCATCGGATCATCTGCCGTCGTTCGCCAAAGCTCCTTTCGCGCTCGACAATCCCCGCGTCTGGCGCACCTGTTTGGGCGGAAAGCTGTTGGACGCGCTGCATGGCAGAACAGTACAGGAGGACTCCCATTTTCCGGAGGAATGGATCGCTTCCACCGTCACGGCGCGCAATGCCGGGCGGGAACAGATTGCCGACGAAGGACTCAGCCACCCGGAAGCAGCCCCGCAGGTGAGCCTGCGGGAGCTGATCGGGAGCGATCCGGCGGCGTACCTGGGGGCAAAGTCCGCACAGCGCGACGGGCAGATGGGCGTGCTCATCAAGCTGATCGATTCCAGCGAGCGGCTTTCCATTCAGGTGCACCCCAGCCGCCAGCAGGCAAAAGCCCTGTTTCAGTCGGAATACGGAAAGACGGAATGCTGGCATATTCTTGGTGGCAGGGAAACCGACGGAGAAAAGCCCGCGATTTATCTGGGCTTTCGACCCGGGATTACCCGCGAATACTGGAGCGAGCTGTTCGAGCGGCAGAACATTCCGGGTATGCTCGAATGCATGCACCGCTTTGAGGTCAGCCGCGGGAATACCTTTCTCATTGAGGGTGGCACGCCGCACGCCATCGGCGCGGGGTGCTTTCTGGCGGAAATTCAGGAACCGACCGATTATACCATCCGCGTGGAGCGCAGCACACCCTCCGGCCTGCACATTGCGGACTCCATGTGTCACCAGGGTCTCGGCTTTGAAAAAATGTTCGACTGCTTTAGCTACACCGGCTATTCCGACGAGGACACTCTGAAAAAATGGAAAATTCCCGGCCGGGTTGAAATCGAAGACACCACCCTGCGCACACAGCTCATCGGCTATTCCAATACGCCCATGTTCCGCATGGATTCCCTTTGGATTCCGTCACGTGCGCACCTGCAACAAATCGGTGAGTTTTCCGTCTTTTGTGTTTTAGCCGGAAGCGGCCGGCTTGTCTGCGGCACTTCGGAACTTCCACTCTCCCCGGGGCGGCAAGTGTTCTTTCCTGCACAGTCCGGCGACTGTGACGTGCTTACCGACGGTGGCGAACCGCTGGAAATTCTGCAATGCTTTGGCCCGCTTTAA
- a CDS encoding FprA family A-type flavoprotein, translating into MYCVRNVTEDLYWVGANDHRLALFENAYPIPRGVTYNSYLLLDEKTVMFDTVDWSACRQLVENAQHVLNGRPLDYLVINHLEPDHAASIDEILLRWPDVTLISNEKAFMLMRQFGFHVDSHKTIEVTEGDTFSFGKHTVTFVFAPMVHWPEVMVTFDTTNGVLFSADAFGTFGTLDGKLFADEVNFDRDWLDDARRYLTNIVGKYGPHIQLLLKKAGGILDQIKYICPLHGPVWRKDLMYFIQKYDTWSRYEPEEKGVLVVYASMYGNTESAAQALAARLCDKGMTNVALYDVSSTNVSQLISETFKYSHIVLASVTYNLGIYPAMHNYLLDMKALNVQKRTVAIVENGSWACTSGDLMQKFLTEEMKDMTVLNERISMASSLGTDKEVELDTLVDAILDSMNEKK; encoded by the coding sequence ATGTATTGCGTCAGAAATGTAACCGAAGATTTATACTGGGTGGGAGCCAATGATCACCGGCTCGCCCTGTTTGAAAACGCATATCCCATCCCCAGAGGCGTTACCTATAACTCATACCTTCTGCTGGATGAAAAAACCGTGATGTTCGACACGGTGGACTGGTCTGCCTGCCGTCAACTGGTCGAAAACGCTCAGCACGTGCTGAACGGCCGCCCGCTGGATTACCTTGTCATCAACCATCTGGAGCCCGATCACGCGGCTTCCATCGACGAAATTCTGCTCCGCTGGCCGGATGTAACGCTGATCAGCAACGAAAAGGCCTTTATGCTGATGCGCCAGTTCGGGTTCCATGTGGATTCTCACAAAACCATTGAGGTAACCGAGGGCGACACCTTCAGCTTCGGCAAGCACACCGTTACCTTTGTGTTTGCGCCCATGGTTCACTGGCCCGAGGTGATGGTCACGTTCGACACAACCAACGGCGTTCTGTTCTCCGCCGACGCGTTTGGCACCTTCGGCACTCTGGACGGCAAGCTGTTCGCGGATGAAGTCAACTTTGACCGCGACTGGCTCGACGACGCCCGCCGGTACCTGACAAACATCGTGGGCAAATACGGCCCTCACATTCAGCTACTGCTGAAAAAGGCGGGCGGGATTCTCGACCAAATCAAATATATCTGCCCGCTGCACGGCCCCGTGTGGCGCAAGGATTTAATGTACTTTATCCAGAAATACGACACCTGGAGCCGTTATGAACCGGAAGAGAAGGGCGTCCTAGTTGTCTATGCCTCCATGTATGGCAATACGGAATCCGCCGCACAGGCACTGGCCGCAAGGCTCTGCGACAAGGGCATGACCAACGTCGCGCTGTACGACGTCTCCTCAACCAACGTATCTCAGCTCATTTCCGAAACCTTCAAATACAGCCACATTGTGCTGGCCTCCGTCACCTATAATCTGGGTATATACCCCGCCATGCACAACTACCTGCTGGACATGAAGGCCCTCAATGTGCAGAAGCGCACCGTAGCCATCGTAGAAAACGGCTCCTGGGCCTGCACCTCCGGCGACCTGATGCAAAAGTTCCTTACCGAAGAGATGAAGGATATGACCGTGCTCAACGAGCGCATCAGCATGGCATCTTCCCTTGGGACAGATAAGGAAGTGGAGCTGGATACTCTGGTAGATGCGATTCTGGACTCCATGAACGAGAAAAAATAA
- a CDS encoding AraC family transcriptional regulator, which produces MGHYAQYKENFSNDFSIEHKVSTQSEKINFHIHDVFEILLNLSDNIQCMIQDKTYILRPNTLLLFNNMDLHLIRMLPQTKRNDRYVLYFKPELIEPFSSASTNLLECFFFRPFPDASLLYLNPDEAQDILVLLSQLNYQQNHLKEEQNHPQEPFGQDLMMKFLFGQLLIKINRIYRRQHSLCDAINTETYGRIYEIIQYIHKNYTEKLSLDFLSQKFYINKFYLCELFRKVMGMTPTQYLISCRISKSKELLLNQYSVDDVCALVGYNSLAHFSHSFKQHTGKSPKQYQMSHENNSLFPTLK; this is translated from the coding sequence ATGGGGCATTATGCTCAGTATAAAGAAAATTTTAGTAACGATTTCTCAATTGAACACAAGGTCTCCACGCAAAGCGAAAAAATTAATTTTCATATTCACGATGTGTTTGAAATCCTGCTAAACCTCTCCGACAATATCCAGTGCATGATACAGGATAAAACCTATATTCTGCGTCCCAACACGCTGCTGCTGTTCAACAACATGGATTTACACCTGATCCGCATGCTGCCTCAGACCAAACGGAACGACCGTTATGTGCTGTATTTTAAACCGGAGCTGATCGAGCCTTTTTCCTCCGCGTCCACTAATTTGCTGGAATGCTTTTTCTTTCGCCCTTTTCCCGATGCCAGCTTGTTGTATCTGAACCCGGATGAAGCACAGGACATTCTGGTACTTTTGAGTCAGCTGAATTATCAGCAGAACCATTTGAAAGAGGAGCAGAACCACCCACAAGAGCCATTTGGTCAAGACCTGATGATGAAATTTTTATTTGGGCAGCTCCTGATCAAAATCAACCGCATTTATCGAAGGCAGCACAGCCTGTGCGATGCTATCAACACTGAAACCTACGGCCGCATCTACGAAATCATTCAGTATATCCATAAAAATTACACGGAAAAGCTGTCCTTAGATTTTTTATCGCAAAAATTTTATATTAACAAATTTTATCTGTGCGAGCTATTCCGAAAAGTCATGGGTATGACCCCTACCCAGTACCTCATCAGCTGCCGTATTTCAAAGTCGAAGGAACTGCTCCTGAATCAATACTCCGTGGACGATGTGTGCGCTCTCGTCGGCTATAACAGTCTGGCCCACTTCAGCCATTCCTTTAAACAGCATACCGGAAAAAGTCCGAAGCAATATCAAATGTCCCATGAGAATAACAGTCTGTTTCCAACGCTGAAATAA
- a CDS encoding CPBP family intramembrane glutamic endopeptidase codes for MKQQATGFPTDFGRYSAGQEKKALRWEANRLCVVLIAIQALVAILSVLSRLYLRQLNLMGYSLDAFQGIPPILYFLSYASVYLVGLTLPVFFYWGIRHISPVRALRFEPVRPATVFWMVLFGVGICTTANIPSNMVVTFFKSMGYSGKVPDLPLNEDPFVQALFFVTLAIIPPITEELIFRGAILSGLRQFGDAAAIFGSAFLFALYHGNFAQMVFAFPCGLVLAFVVIKTGNLWVSILIHFINNGTSVLFQLSQFYTNEATASAAYTVYFISSALAGVGALIFLSRRDKNLFRLDDHNSVLTTAQKFVTTLWNPGAVALILLSLVSAVYVLETY; via the coding sequence ATGAAGCAGCAAGCAACCGGCTTCCCCACCGATTTTGGCCGGTACTCCGCCGGGCAGGAAAAAAAGGCGCTTCGCTGGGAGGCAAACCGTCTTTGCGTAGTTTTGATCGCAATTCAGGCACTCGTGGCGATTCTGTCCGTGCTGTCTCGGCTGTATCTGCGCCAGCTGAACCTCATGGGCTACTCGCTTGACGCCTTTCAGGGTATTCCTCCCATTCTGTACTTTTTGTCCTACGCATCTGTGTATCTCGTCGGCCTCACGCTGCCGGTGTTCTTCTATTGGGGAATCCGCCATATTTCGCCCGTGCGAGCCCTGCGGTTTGAGCCGGTTCGGCCCGCGACCGTTTTTTGGATGGTGCTGTTCGGTGTTGGAATCTGTACCACCGCAAACATTCCTTCTAACATGGTGGTAACCTTTTTCAAATCAATGGGATACAGCGGCAAGGTCCCCGATCTTCCCCTGAACGAGGACCCCTTTGTGCAAGCCCTGTTCTTCGTTACGCTGGCAATCATTCCTCCCATTACAGAGGAACTGATTTTCCGCGGAGCAATTTTAAGCGGGCTGCGTCAATTTGGCGATGCGGCGGCCATTTTTGGTTCCGCGTTTCTGTTTGCGCTCTACCACGGCAATTTTGCCCAGATGGTATTTGCGTTCCCGTGCGGATTGGTGCTGGCTTTTGTGGTGATCAAAACCGGAAATTTGTGGGTTTCCATCCTGATTCATTTTATTAATAATGGAACCTCGGTTCTGTTTCAGCTTTCGCAGTTTTATACCAATGAGGCAACCGCATCCGCGGCTTACACGGTTTACTTTATCAGTTCGGCCCTTGCGGGCGTTGGTGCGCTGATCTTTCTTTCCAGACGTGACAAAAACCTGTTTCGCCTCGATGACCACAATTCCGTTCTGACAACCGCGCAGAAGTTTGTCACCACGCTGTGGAACCCCGGGGCCGTCGCCCTGATTCTGCTTTCGCTTGTCAGCGCGGTTTATGTTTTGGAGACCTACTGA
- a CDS encoding choloylglycine hydrolase family protein: protein MCTSITLLNAQNENFFGRTMDFSYDIEPELYVLSRNYVWHGAYGSQKMHNPYAIIGVGQEDGPLMVFYDGVNEKGFAAASLYFAGYAAYETKPMPGKMPVASMDFLHYMLANCASVEDLEKLVSQASIIGVPDPVTNIAAPLHWIATDRSGKSVVVERTEQGTRVYPNPIGVMANSPDFPWHMTNLKTYAQVSPRQATENQWGNLTLKPFGQGAGASLLPGGYTSPERFTRASYLKTHLPIPQTREETVMACFHVMESVSIPKGAVISNRETFDYTRYTVFLNTQTCEYYFKTYENSQIHTASLWENYRDGESRIRLGRLSRPVQFGKVTVV from the coding sequence ATGTGTACATCGATCACTCTGCTGAATGCGCAAAACGAAAACTTTTTTGGGCGAACCATGGATTTTTCTTACGATATTGAGCCGGAGCTGTATGTTCTTTCGCGCAATTATGTGTGGCACGGCGCCTACGGCAGCCAGAAAATGCACAATCCTTATGCCATTATCGGTGTAGGGCAGGAAGATGGGCCTCTCATGGTGTTTTATGACGGCGTAAATGAAAAAGGGTTTGCCGCAGCCTCCCTGTATTTTGCCGGGTACGCCGCGTACGAAACAAAGCCAATGCCGGGGAAAATGCCGGTGGCTTCAATGGATTTCCTCCATTATATGCTGGCAAACTGCGCCTCTGTGGAGGATCTGGAAAAACTGGTTTCACAAGCTTCCATCATTGGCGTGCCGGACCCGGTGACAAATATTGCAGCTCCTCTGCACTGGATCGCCACTGACCGCAGCGGGAAAAGCGTCGTCGTGGAGCGCACCGAGCAGGGCACACGGGTATACCCCAACCCGATCGGGGTAATGGCAAACAGCCCGGACTTCCCGTGGCACATGACGAATTTAAAAACCTACGCGCAGGTATCGCCCCGGCAGGCGACGGAAAACCAGTGGGGAAATCTCACGTTAAAACCATTTGGACAGGGTGCGGGAGCCTCGCTTCTGCCCGGCGGCTACACCTCCCCGGAGCGCTTTACGCGCGCGTCCTACCTCAAAACGCACCTGCCCATCCCCCAAACCAGGGAAGAAACGGTAATGGCCTGCTTCCATGTGATGGAAAGCGTATCCATCCCGAAGGGCGCGGTGATCAGCAACCGCGAAACCTTTGATTACACACGTTACACGGTGTTTTTGAACACCCAGACCTGTGAGTATTATTTTAAAACATATGAAAATTCACAGATTCACACCGCCAGCCTGTGGGAAAATTACCGGGACGGGGAATCTCGAATTCGTTTGGGCCGTTTGAGCCGTCCCGTTCAGTTTGGAAAGGTTACCGTGGTTTGA
- a CDS encoding acyl-CoA dehydrogenase family protein yields MLFKTTQQHEELRAKVRNFAEEQIKPLAFLLDKENEFPAEAVAELGKMGLLGIPYPKEWGGLGLDIMSYAIAVEELSRVDGGTGVILSAHTSLGTWPIFAFGNEAQKKKYLIPLCKGEKLGAFGLTETNAGSDAGGTETTAVDKGDYYLLNGGKIFITNAPKADIYVVFAVTTPDIGTHGISAFIVEKGWKGFEFGDHYDKMGIRSSSTAELIFNDVKVPKENLLGKEGEGFKIAMATLDGGRIGIASQALGIAQGAFDQAVDYAKERVQFGKPIGFQQSISFKLADMATKLRNARLQIYSAAELKENHEPYGMESAMAKQYASDIALEVTNDALQIFGGTGYLKGMEVERMYRDAKITTIYEGTNEIQRIVIASHILGKPPKKAGGADRRMQKPAPITGVRKKVMFRDGVAKEQVQALAEALKKDGFDFTVGIPMDTPITKAERVVSAGKGIGDKKNMKLIEALAKAAGAAVGSSRPVAETLKYLPLNRYVGMSGQKFTGNLYFACGISGATQHLKGIKDASIIVAINKNANAPIFKNCDYGIVGDVNEILPLLAEALGTGEKQPAPPMVKIKRPQMPKPEPIGPRYVCSGCGYEYIPELGDEESEIAPGTLFRNLPEDWVCPECAEPKDQFIQA; encoded by the coding sequence ATGTTATTCAAGACCACACAGCAGCACGAGGAACTCCGGGCGAAGGTTCGGAACTTTGCAGAGGAACAAATCAAGCCCCTGGCCTTCCTGCTGGATAAGGAAAACGAGTTTCCGGCGGAAGCAGTAGCCGAGCTGGGAAAAATGGGACTGCTGGGCATCCCTTACCCCAAGGAATGGGGCGGCCTGGGACTGGATATCATGAGCTACGCTATTGCCGTAGAAGAGCTCTCTCGGGTAGACGGCGGAACCGGAGTCATTCTTTCGGCACATACCTCTTTAGGCACATGGCCCATTTTTGCCTTCGGCAATGAAGCGCAGAAGAAAAAATACTTAATCCCGTTATGTAAGGGCGAGAAGCTCGGCGCGTTCGGCCTCACGGAGACAAACGCGGGGTCAGATGCCGGCGGCACGGAGACTACTGCCGTAGACAAGGGCGATTATTACCTGCTGAACGGCGGCAAGATTTTCATTACCAACGCCCCCAAGGCAGATATATACGTAGTCTTTGCTGTGACCACACCCGACATTGGTACCCACGGAATTTCGGCCTTCATCGTAGAAAAAGGCTGGAAGGGCTTTGAATTCGGCGACCATTACGACAAAATGGGCATCCGCTCCTCCTCCACAGCCGAGCTGATCTTTAATGACGTGAAGGTTCCGAAAGAAAACCTGCTCGGCAAAGAGGGCGAGGGCTTTAAAATTGCGATGGCCACGCTCGACGGCGGCCGCATCGGCATTGCCTCGCAGGCGCTCGGCATCGCGCAGGGTGCATTCGACCAGGCGGTGGATTACGCGAAGGAGCGCGTTCAGTTCGGCAAGCCCATAGGCTTCCAGCAGTCCATCTCCTTTAAGCTTGCAGATATGGCAACCAAGCTGCGCAACGCGCGGCTTCAAATTTACTCCGCAGCCGAGCTGAAAGAAAACCACGAGCCTTACGGCATGGAATCGGCTATGGCCAAGCAATACGCCTCCGACATCGCTCTCGAGGTCACGAACGACGCGCTCCAAATCTTTGGCGGCACCGGCTACCTCAAGGGGATGGAGGTGGAGCGGATGTACCGCGACGCCAAAATCACCACGATTTACGAGGGAACCAACGAGATTCAGCGCATTGTCATTGCATCCCACATTTTGGGCAAGCCGCCCAAGAAGGCCGGCGGAGCCGACCGCCGCATGCAGAAGCCCGCTCCGATTACTGGAGTGCGCAAGAAAGTAATGTTTCGCGATGGCGTTGCGAAAGAACAGGTTCAGGCCTTGGCGGAAGCACTCAAAAAGGACGGCTTTGACTTTACGGTCGGAATCCCGATGGACACCCCGATTACGAAGGCTGAGCGCGTTGTTTCCGCGGGCAAGGGCATTGGAGACAAGAAAAATATGAAGCTGATCGAAGCGCTGGCGAAAGCCGCGGGAGCCGCTGTCGGTTCCTCGCGCCCGGTTGCGGAAACGCTCAAATATCTTCCCCTGAACCGTTATGTCGGTATGTCCGGCCAAAAGTTCACCGGCAACCTATATTTTGCCTGCGGCATTTCCGGTGCGACCCAGCACCTCAAAGGCATTAAGGACGCCTCGATCATCGTGGCAATTAACAAGAACGCCAACGCCCCCATTTTCAAAAACTGCGATTACGGTATCGTCGGCGATGTGAATGAGATTCTGCCCCTGCTGGCCGAGGCTCTCGGCACCGGCGAAAAGCAGCCGGCCCCGCCCATGGTAAAAATAAAGCGCCCGCAGATGCCGAAGCCCGAGCCCATCGGCCCCCGTTACGTCTGCAGCGGCTGCGGCTACGAGTATATACCGGAGCTGGGCGATGAGGAAAGCGAAATCGCACCTGGCACCCTGTTCCGGAACCTGCCGGAGGACTGGGTTTGCCCCGAGTGCGCCGAGCCGAAGGATCAGTTTATTCAGGCATAA
- a CDS encoding RrF2 family transcriptional regulator, with translation MLITKETDYALRILRALADGNRMTAPELAANEQIPQHFAYKILKKLDKAGFVQIARGADGGYTLAADLSSVTLYRLIRAMERDAAVSACTAPGYKCQWRKAHGGELCKAHIHLAQIQQTLNRELDSHTLQHILFGS, from the coding sequence TTGCTCATCACAAAAGAGACCGACTATGCACTGCGAATTCTGCGCGCATTGGCAGACGGCAACCGCATGACTGCCCCAGAGCTGGCCGCAAATGAGCAAATCCCTCAGCATTTTGCCTATAAAATTCTGAAAAAACTCGATAAAGCGGGCTTTGTCCAAATCGCGCGCGGAGCCGACGGAGGCTACACCTTAGCCGCCGATCTTAGCAGCGTTACGCTGTACCGGCTCATCCGCGCAATGGAACGGGACGCCGCTGTGAGTGCTTGCACCGCTCCCGGCTATAAATGCCAGTGGCGAAAGGCGCATGGAGGCGAGCTTTGCAAGGCGCACATTCATCTTGCGCAGATTCAGCAGACGTTGAATCGCGAACTGGATTCACACACCCTGCAGCATATTTTGTTTGGCAGCTGA
- a CDS encoding cupin domain-containing protein, with translation MKSSDIRQEILNLSKTAQAELTLLPQEIPGALPCLHVLQKGSHKTLEATGDTLRVLFLIQGKIEFWGRGHKTVYSEKAVYVEHPQEAVTITALENAHLLEIRWLLTENEVQAMEHASLPFMQTYEQAQKYRDPFKSEKTISRAIVPHRVLPRFAMGSVETHGTDLIGQHSHPLLDQFFYSFAENDCILLIDSLQHPMKGNTILHIPLGSNHGVFVGETQCAHYLWIDFIPDESGLIYLDEVHKPV, from the coding sequence ATGAAATCATCTGACATCCGGCAGGAAATTTTGAACCTGAGCAAAACAGCACAGGCGGAGCTGACCCTTCTGCCGCAGGAAATTCCGGGGGCGCTTCCCTGCCTGCACGTGCTGCAAAAGGGAAGCCACAAAACGCTGGAGGCCACCGGTGATACCCTGCGTGTGCTGTTCCTGATTCAGGGCAAAATTGAGTTTTGGGGACGCGGGCACAAGACGGTGTATTCTGAAAAAGCCGTCTACGTAGAGCATCCGCAGGAGGCGGTAACAATCACAGCCCTGGAGAACGCACATCTGCTGGAAATACGCTGGCTGCTGACGGAAAATGAGGTTCAGGCGATGGAACATGCCTCTCTCCCGTTTATGCAGACCTACGAGCAGGCGCAGAAATACCGTGATCCCTTTAAAAGCGAGAAAACGATCAGCCGCGCGATTGTACCGCACCGCGTCCTGCCCCGTTTTGCAATGGGCTCGGTGGAAACGCACGGCACCGACCTGATCGGCCAGCACTCGCATCCCCTGCTGGACCAGTTTTTTTACAGCTTTGCAGAGAACGACTGCATCCTGCTAATCGACAGTTTACAGCACCCCATGAAAGGCAACACCATTTTGCATATCCCGCTCGGCAGCAACCACGGGGTCTTTGTGGGAGAAACGCAATGTGCTCATTATCTGTGGATCGACTTTATTCCAGACGAAAGCGGACTCATCTACTTGGACGAAGTGCATAAACCTGTATAA
- the tadA gene encoding tRNA adenosine(34) deaminase TadA: MTDLERDEKMMRRALELARQASLEGEVPVGAVIARGDEIIAEGRNRREACKNALCHAEIEAIDAACRALGGWRLWECDLYVTLEPCPMCTGAILNARIVRVVFGASDPKAGSCGSVVNLFDLPYNHHPQLVSGVLREECGTVLTDFFQQLREKRAVKKACAEEAPTEKRTE, from the coding sequence ATGACGGATCTGGAGCGGGACGAAAAAATGATGCGCCGCGCGCTGGAGCTGGCGCGGCAGGCTTCCCTTGAGGGCGAAGTACCCGTAGGCGCTGTCATTGCCCGCGGGGACGAAATCATTGCGGAGGGCCGAAACCGCCGGGAAGCCTGTAAAAATGCTCTTTGCCACGCGGAAATAGAAGCGATTGACGCCGCGTGCCGCGCACTCGGCGGCTGGCGGCTGTGGGAATGCGATCTGTATGTCACATTAGAGCCGTGCCCCATGTGTACGGGGGCAATCCTAAACGCCCGGATTGTCCGGGTTGTCTTCGGCGCAAGTGACCCCAAAGCCGGTTCCTGCGGCTCCGTGGTCAATCTGTTTGATCTGCCGTATAATCACCATCCCCAACTGGTATCCGGTGTTTTACGCGAGGAATGTGGCACGGTACTCACAGATTTTTTTCAACAGCTTCGTGAGAAGCGGGCTGTCAAAAAAGCCTGCGCAGAAGAAGCTCCCACAGAAAAACGAACAGAATAA